CCTCACCGAAGACGGGCACGCTGGCCAGATCTATGAGTTGACCGGACCTGAGTTGCTGACATTTCGCGAAGTCGCCAAGATTTTCACCGAAGTCACTGGGCACGACATTAAAGTCGTTGATGTTTCACGAGAAGCTTTTGTCGAAGGACTCAGGGCAGCACAGTTGCCGGACGACATGGTCGGGCTTGTGGACTATCTCTTCAACGAAGTGCTCGATGGGCGCAACGCGAGCCTAAGCGATGGCGTGCAACGTGTCCTTGGTCGCCCACCTCGCGATTTCCGCAGCTTCCTTCAAAAAGCTCACCTTGCTGGAGCATTTGCCTAATGCCTTGCAAGCAGTGTACTGAATTATTCTTCAATCACTAAAAGGGAGAACATGACAATGAGCCAACAAATCTTTGCCTGCCTTTCGCTCTTCGCCGCTGTTACAACGACGCTTGTCGCAGGGTTCACCTTCACTTTTGCAGTCATCATCATGCCCGGTATCAAGCAGCTAGAGGACAGCGCCTTCATTCGCACATTCCAAGTGATCGACGGCATTATCCAGGGCGGGCAACCGCTATTCGGAGTGGTCTGGATTGGGTCCATTCTGTCGACCCTGGCAATTGCGGCAATAGGACTCTTTCAGTTCGATGGCTGGCATAAGTGGGTACCGGTTGCAGTTGCTACAGTCTACTTCGTCGGAGTGCAACTGCCGACCTTTACGATAAACATACCACGCAACAATCGCCTGCAAACACTGCAAGTCGGATTAATGGACCATGCTTCGATAGTCAAGGAACGCTCTTACTTCGAGGCGACGTGGAATCGCTGGAATGTTATTCGCACCTGGGTAGCACTTGCAGTATCCATTTCACTTATGCTCATATTCAAAACAACCTAGCTCAATCAAAAGGAATAGTCTCTGGAGCGAACGGAGATTCAAGTTACATTAAAATGAGGGAGAAATCCATTTGAAGCCTCCGG
The Rubellicoccus peritrichatus DNA segment above includes these coding regions:
- a CDS encoding DUF1772 domain-containing protein, which encodes MSQQIFACLSLFAAVTTTLVAGFTFTFAVIIMPGIKQLEDSAFIRTFQVIDGIIQGGQPLFGVVWIGSILSTLAIAAIGLFQFDGWHKWVPVAVATVYFVGVQLPTFTINIPRNNRLQTLQVGLMDHASIVKERSYFEATWNRWNVIRTWVALAVSISLMLIFKTT